The sequence GCCGTCTGAGCCGGGCCGCGGGACCACGGTGACGCCCACCCCTGGGCGAGTGGCATGATCGTCAGGTCATACGAACAGGGGTGGGACATGCCGGACCGGACACCGCACGCGGCGGCGCGCACCGTACTCGCGGACGCCCGTCTCTACCTCTGCACGGACGCCCGCAAGCACCGGAACGACCTCCCCGCCTTCCTCGACGCCGTCCTCTCCGGCGGCGTCGACATCGTCCAGCTGCGGGACAAGAGCCTGGAAGCCGCCGAGGAACTGGAACTGCTCCAGGTCTTCGCCGACGCCTGCCGCCGCCACGGCAAACTCCTCGCCGTGAACGACCGCGCCGACGTCGCCCACGCCGCCCGCGCCGACGTGCTCCACCTCGGCCAGGGCGACCTCCCCGTCCCCGCCGCGCGCGCCCTGATCGGCCCCGACGCGCTCATCGGCCGCTCGACCCACAGCGAGGCGGAGGCCGCGGCGGCGGCCGTGCAGGACGGCGTCGACTACTTCTGCACCGGCCCCTGCTGGCCGACCCCCACCAAGCCGGGCCGCCCGGCGCCCGGCCTTCCCCTCGTGCGGTACGCCGCCGCCCTCGGCACCACGCGCCCCTGGTTCGCGATCGGCGGCATCGACGCGGCCCGCCTCGACGAGGTCCTCGACGCGGGCGCGCGCCGCGTCGTCGTCGTACGCGCGCTGACCGAGGCCGAGGACCCGGAGCACGCGGCCCGCGAGCTCGCCCGCCGGTTGCGCGCGCTGCCCCTGGGGACGCCCTCCGTCCAAAGCGTGGACAAGAAGTCCGCGTAACGGGCATAACGCCCTTCCGTAGCGCCCTGACCGGCGGCTACTGGCTACCCTGCCCGTATGGCCTCCGGCACCGCATCCACCTGGACCTCCGAGCACCCGACCGTGGCGGAGGTGCTCGCGAGCGGCAAACGCTCCTACTCCTTCGAGTTCTGGGCGCCGAAGACCCCGAAGGGCGAGCGCAACCTGTGGAACGCGCTGCGCCGCGTCGAGGCCGTCGCGCCGAGCTTCGTCTCGGTGACGTACGGCGCGGGCGGCAGCACCCGTACCGGCACCGTGCGCGCCACGCAGGCGATCGCCGAGAACACCACCCTCGTCCCGGTCGCCCACCTCACCGCCGTCGAGCACTCGGTCGCCGAACTGCGCCACATGATCGGGCAGTACGCGGACGGCGGCGTCCGGAACATCCTCGCCGTGCGCGGCGACCCGCCCGGGGACCCGCTCGGGGACTGGGTGGCGCGCGAGGACGGACTGACCTACGCCGCCGAACTCGTCCGCCTCATCAAGGAATCGGGAAATTTCTGCGTGGGTGTCGCGGCCTTCCCCGACATGCATCCGCGCTCCGAGAACTGGGACTCCGACGTCCGGTACTTCGTCGACAAGTGCCGTGCCGGGGCGGATTACGCGATCACGCAGATGTTCTTCGATCCGGCCTCCTACCTGCGCCTGCGCGACCGGCTCTCCGCCGCCGGGTGCGAGACCCCGGTGATTCCCGAGGTCATGCCGGTGACGAGCGTGCGCCAGCTCGAACGGCTCTCGCGGCTGAGCACCGCCGTCTTCCCCGAGACGGTGAAAGAACGCATGCTCGCGGCGAAGGACGACCCGGCGGCTGTACGCTCCTTGGGAATCGAGTTCGCCACAGAGTTCTGCGCGCGACTGCTGGCCGAGGATGTCCCGGGGCTGCACTTCATCACGCTCAACAACTCCACGGCGACACTGGAGATCCACGAGAATCTGGGCCTGCCCCACCACAGGCCCTGATCCGACGGACCCCGGCCCCCATGCCGGGGCGAGAGGGGCGTACATGGGCTGGGCGGTCCTCTATTTCGCTTTTGCCGTAGTGGCGTTGTGGCTCCTCGGGGAGGTGCTGCTCCAGTACAAGGCGCGGCTGCGCTGGCGCCTGCTCGCCTTCGCCGGGTTCCTCGGCGTCGTGCTCGGCGTGCTCATGGCCTCGGTCTTCGTGATCGTCCTCGGCGCGCTCGCCTTCGCGGCCGGACAGACCCTCGTCACGCTCTCCTTCCGGCGCGGCTTCGCGGCCGGCTGGGCCCTCAAGGGCAAGGCGGGCGAGAAGCTCGGCGCGCTCGGCGACCGCGTGCGCGGCGAGCGGGAGCGGGGCCCCGCGCTGGAGGTCTCGGACCTGCGCGACGAGAGCGACGCGGTCGCGCCGGGGGCGGCGGGTTCCACGGGTTCCGCGCCGACCGGGGGCGCCGCGGGTGCCGGTGAGTCCGGTGAAGCCGGGGAGGCCGCCACCTCGGCGGTCTTCGACGCGGTCAACGTCGCGGAGGGCCGGGGCGTCCTGAGCGAGTCGTCCTCACCGGCGGAGGCCGACTGGCGGGCCCCGGCCGCCGACCACACCCCCGGCTACCAGTCCGGGTACGACCCATACACCGCCCACGGCTACGCCCCCGAGGCGCCGCCCGCCGCGTGGGACCCCAACGGCGCGCAGCAGCAGCCCGCCTACGACGACGCGGGGGCGGGCGCCGTCGCGTACGGCACGGGTCCGGCCGGGATGTACGAAGCGAGGGCGTACGGCACGGGCGCGTACGACCCGGGTGCGGGTGCGGGTGCGTACGACACCGGCTCCTTCGCGCACGCGTCCCCCTTCGGCGGCGCGTTCGCGCAACAGCCCCAGGACCCCAGCGGCACGTGGGCGGGGCTCGTCCAGGGCGACGCCACCGGAACGTGGGGCACCACGACGGACGGCTGGGGGCAGCAGTACGGGCAGCAGCAGTACGCGGCCCCCCAGGAGCAGTACCAGCAGCCCGCGGCGGACCCCTACGCGGTCCCGTACGCGGATCCCTACGCCGACCCGTACGCGACATCCGGCTACGGCTACCCCGTGCAGGAACCCTCCCCGCAGGAGACCCCGCCCGGCGGGGTGTGGGTGCCGCGCCAGCGCGGCGAGGGCGAGGAGCAGGGCGGGGCGTGGCCGGCGGGCTCGTACGAGGGGAGCGAGGGGTACGGGTACCGGGGGTGAGGGCAGCCTCGGCCCTGCCCAGAGCTTCCGGGAAAAGCGCTCACGCTTTCGGGTGAGACGTTGTGCGGGTTTCCCCGAGTTATCCACAGATGTTCGTGGATGGCGCGGGTGGGGGGTGGGGTTGGGGGAGGATGGTATTGGGGTCGCCCCCCGGGCGGGAGGGGGCTGTTCACCCCCCCGCGCGAAGGCCACGCCCCCTGCGAGGGGCACCACCCCCTCACGTCGACCCCGTGAACCCCGCCCCCTCCACGATCAGCCCCGCGACGAGCGCTCCCGACATCCCCGCGTGCGGCAGTCCGCCGCCCGGGTGGGACCAGCCGCCCACCGCGTGGAGGCCCGGCAGCGCCGTCGAGTTGGCCGGGTGGAGCCACCGGCCGCCGCCGGCGGCGAGCGCCGGGGCGGGAACCGCGCCGCCCGGCGTGCCCGTCGCCTCCTCGGCCGCCGCCGGGGTCAGCGTCTCGTGCCACAGCAGACGCGCGCGCAGCTCCGGTACGACGGCGGCCCCGACCCGGTCGATCAGCTCCGCCACGTACCCCTCCGGCACCTCGGCGCCCGCCGGGACCGTCACCGTCAGCGTCACCGCCTCGTGCCCCGCGCCGGGGACCCGGTCCGGGTCGTCGGGGCGCAGCACCGTCACGGTCGGCCGGTCCGGCAGCCTCCCCGCCGCGAGCGCCGCGCGCTCCGCCGCCGCGTCGGGGCTGTGCAGCACCGTGCGCACGACGGTCCCCTCGGGGCGCTCCCCGCGCAGCGCGAGCAGTACGAGGAGACGCGCCGCACCCTCCGTACGGGGCGGCACGCCGTCCGCCGGCCACGGCGCGGTACCGCCCAGCAGCCGCGCGAGCACTGCCGGGGCGACCCCCGCCACGACGTGCTCCGCCTCCACGACCGAGCCGTCCGCGAGTTCGGCACCGGCCGCACGCCCGTCCTTCTCGACGATCCGCGTCACCTCGGAGCCGAACACGAACTCCACGCGCCGCTCGACGCACCGCGCGTGCACCGCGTCCGCGAGCGCGCGCAGGCCGCCCCGTACCGCCCACACCCCGAAGGTGTGCTCGATGAACGGCAGTACGGCCGCGCTCGCCGGGACCCGCTCCGCGTCGAGTCCGGCGGCGAGCGCGTAGCTCTCCAGGAGCGCCCGCAGCCGCGGCTCGCGCAGCTCCAGCTCACCCACCTCGGCGAGCGTCGTCGCGCGCCGCTCGCGGCGCAGCAGCCTGCGCACGGGGAGCGCCGGGTACGGCTCGCGCGCGGCGAGAACCTGCCAGTTGGGCCACTGGGTCTCCTCCAGGAGCGGGCGGCGGGTACGGTCCCACGCCTCGCGCGCCCGGCCGAGGAAGTCCGTCCACCGCGCGCCGGTACCCGCGCCGAGGGCGGCGTCCAGCGCCTGCGCGACGCCGCCGCGCGAGGCGTTCGGCAGCGCGAACTCCGTACCGTCGGCGAAGACGTGGCGTGCCGCGGGGTCCACCTGTTCCAGGACGACCCGGTCCTCCAGCTCGGCGCGGCCCGTCTTCACGAACAGGTCCCGGTACACGGCGGGCAGCGTCAGGAGCCCCGGCCCCGTGTCGAAGCGGAACCCGTCCCGCGCGTACTCGCCGAGCGCGCCCCCGTACGTCGCGCCCCGCTCGTGCACCACCACCCGGTGCCCCGCGATCGCGAGCCGCGCCGCCGCCGCCATGGCGCCGAGCCCCGCGCCGATCACCACAATCCGTGCCATGCCAGCGACTTTATCCGCCCCTCACACCCGCCCCGCGCCCCGTCCCGCGTCCCCCGCGCGGACCCGACCGGGCCCCCGCCCCCAGGCCCTGAGTACCGCTACTCAGACCCCGGGTTGAGTACGGCGACGGATGGGCCCCGACCTGCGCGGACGGCACAGTGGTGCACGGATCGGGGCCTGCCGCCCCGTACCGCCGGCACGGGGCGGCGGAACGGCGCGGTGGGCTCCTTGGCCCAAGAGCGCCCGTTACCTCGCCGCTGTACGGGTACCCGGAACCGCGCATGACGGCGGACGGACGACGGGGGTGGCCGTGGTGGGACAGGGCGCGCGGGGAGAAGAGGTACCGGCGGAAGTGGAGCGGCCGACCGGTCCGCGCGCTCAGCCGCGGTGGATGCGCCTCGCCCTCACCGCGTGCGGTCTCGCGCTCCTGCTCAGTACGGCTCTGTGGGCGGGCGGGGACAACCTGCTGATCTTCTGGCTTCCGTGCTGCGGCGTTCTCGCGGCCGGGATGGCCGTCGTGGTGCTCTTCCGCCTCCGTCGAGCCGTGCGGACCACCGGGCTCGGGCCGCTCGCCTTCCTGAGGACGCGCCGCCGGTTGATGTGCGGTTACCCGCCCCGGGACAGTGCCGGGCACCGGGTCGCCTGGTTCGTGCTCCAGGAGGACCAGCGGCGGCCGGTGCGCGAGCAGTGGCCGCGCGGGCGCTGGCGGTGGGGCCTGCCTGCGTTCTACGTCGTCCTCGGCCTGGTGTGGGCGCTGGGCGGCAATTGGTTCCTCGCGCTCGTCTGGTGGGCGAACAGCGCCGCCACGGGCCTCAGCATCTGGGCCCGGCGCGGCGTGGAGGAGTGGCTGGACTGGCTGACCCGCGAAGTGCACGAGGCGGACACCGGTCCGGCTGGGGTGCGGCCCCCTGCGCCCCGGCGCTGATTCCCCGGGTCCTCGTCCTCCCGACGCGACCGCCCCCTCACCCCGGTCGTCCCGCCACCCGCCCCCGCAGCAGCAGCGACAGCGCCCCGTGCACCTCGGCGAGTGAGCGTTCCGGCTGGAACGCCTGCCAGTCGAGTGCCGCGACGAGGACCATGCCGACGAGTGCCGCCGCCGTGAGCGGGACGTCGATCTCCTCGCTCAGCTCCCCGGCCGCGACCCCCTCCGTGAGGGTTTCCTCGACGACCGCCACGACCTCCTGCCGCACGACGCCGAGCGTGGCCTGCCAGGCCCGGTTCGTGCGCCACAGCTCCGCCACGTAGAGCTGGGTGAACGCGGGATAGCGGTCGATGAAGACGAGCCCCGCCCGGATCATCGCGTCCAGCGCGACGACCGGGCCGTCGCCCGCCGCGGCCGTCCGTTCCGCCGCCTCGCGCAGTGCCGCCGTGAGCAGCCCGACGCCGTGCCGCAGCAGCGCCTCGAAGAGCCCCGCCTTGCTCTGGAAGTTGTAGTAGACGGTGCCTTTGGCGACGCCGGCCCGCTCCGCGATCTCGTCGACGGTGGTCGAGGAGAAACCCTGCTCCGCGATGAGCGTGACCGCCGCCTCGTAGAGCTTCTGCCGCGTCGCCTGCCGCCGGTCGCCGCCGGTGCTGCTGCTGTCCATACCCCCGATTCTCACAGGCCCGCCCCCCACCCGTCGCTCACAGGCTCAGCTCCGGGTGCAGCCGCTCCACCGTCCACACCTGCGCCCGCCGCGCCCGCCACGCCGTCAGCGCGAGCGCCGCGAGGGTGAAGCCGCCGAGCACCGCGCAGCCCTCCCACACCGGGCCGAGCCCGCCGCCCGTCACGAGCCGCCGCAGCGCCTCGACGACGTAGCTCATGGGCAGGAAGGGATGGAGCGCGTGGAAGAAGGCGGGACTCGTCTCGACCGGGTACGTCCCGCCCGCCGAGGTGAGCTGGAGCATGAGCAGCGCGAGCACGAGGATGCGCCCCGCGGCGCCGAACTGCGCGTTGAGCCACTGCACGAGCGCGGCGAAGCACGCCGTGACGAGGAAGAGGAACGCGATGGTGGCCACCGGTCGCTCCAGGTCGAGCCCGATGCCCCAGTGCAGTACGGCCATGAGCGCCCCGGCCTGTGCGAAGCCGAGCGCCACGACCGGCAGCCAGGACGCGAGCGTGGCGCGCGCCGCGGCGGTACCCGTCGCGAGCGCCCGCCGGTTGAGCGGGGCGATGAGCATGTACGCGACCATCGCGCCGACCCACAAGGCGAGCGGGATGAAGTACGGGGCGAAGCCCGTCCCGTAGTTGGGCGCCTTGTGCAGGTCGTGCGAGGCGAGCCGGACCGGGTCGGCCATCGCCCCGGCGTGCGCGGCGCGCGCGTCGTCGCCGTAGTCGGGGATCTTGCCCGCGCCCTCGTGCAGCCCGTTCGCGAGCGTCCCGGAGCCGTCTGAGAGGCGGCGCAGCCCGGCGGAGAGGTCGCCCGCGCCGCTGTGCAGCGCGCCGAGTCCCTCGTCGAGCGTCGTCGCGCCCGTGCGCGCCGTGCCGAGACCGGTCCGGAGCCGGTCCGCGCCGTCCGCGACGCGCTGCGCGCCCTTGTCGAGCGCGTTGATTCTCGCCACCGCCGTGTCGAGGTCGTCGGCGAGGTGCGGAGCCTGCTTCTGGAGGGCGCGGGCCTGCGTCGTGAGCGTGGCGAGGTCGTGGTCGAGCCCGTCGACGCCGCCGCGCTCGCCGATCAGGGTGTCGAGGTCGCCGGAGACCGTCGCGACCTGGGCCGCCGCCTTCTTCGCCTCCGCGAGGGCGGGGCAGGCGGGGGAGGGGTCGGTGGCGCCGGACGGCGACGGCGCTCCGGAGGGCGTGGCGCCGGGAGCGGGGCTCGCGGACCGTCGCGCGCCGCACTGCTCGGCGTACACCTTGTCGAGCGTCGCCGAGGCGGTACGGGCCTCGCGCGCCGCCTCCGGCGCGGCCTTCACCAGGTCGTCGAGGTGCGCGCGGACCGTGCCCGCGCCGTCCGCGACGAGCCCGGCGGCCTCGCCCAGGGACTTCTGGTTCTCGCGGAGGAAGGGCCCGAGCTGCCCGGCGGCCTTGTTCACCTTCCCGGCCAGTTCCCCGGTCCCGTCCGCGACCTTCCCCGCGCCGCTCGCGAGGTCGGCCGCGCCCGCGTCGAGCGTGCCGAGACCGCGGACGAGCCCGTCCCCGCCGTCCTGCGCGTCGGCGAGCCCGGACACGAGCTTCCCCGCGCCGCTCCCCGCCTCGTCGCTGCCGTTCTTCAGCTTGTCCGCGCCGCTCGCGGCCTTCGACGTCTGGTCGTGCAGGTCGGAGAAGGAGACGAAGATCCGGTCGAGGAAGGAGCGGGTCGCGCGCGTCGAGGCGGCGGACCTGACCTCGGAGAAGACGGTGCGCGAGATCTGCCCGACGATGTAGTTGTTCGCGTCGTTGGTCCGGACGTCGAGCGTGCCGGTCCCGGTCTTGTCGCCCGCGTTCGACGCGATGCGGGAGCTGAGGTCGGCGGGGAGGGTGAGCGAGAGGTAGTACGTGCCGTTCTCGACGCCCTCGCGGGCGTGGCGCGCGTCGGTCTCCTGCCAGTCGAAGGTGTCGCTGTCGCGCAGCCCCCGCACGATCTGCCGCCCCGCGTCCACCTCCTGGCCCTTGGCCTTCGCGCCGGTGTCCTCGTTGACGAGGGCGACGGGGATCTTGTCGAGCCGCCCGTACGGGTCCCAGAACGACCACAGGTAGAGGGCTCCGTAGAGCAGCGGGAGCAGCAGGAGCGCCACGAGCGCCGCGCGCGGCAGCCGCCCGCGCCCGAACCGCCGCAGCTCAAGCGCCGCGAGTCGCGGGGACCGCACGGTCGTCCACCTCGTTCCCTGTCGAGTCGGTACGTATCACCTGGGCGTCCTCGGGAGGTTCGCCGCACACCGCGAGCACCGTGACGCCGGAGGCGGCGAGCGTCCGCAACAGCGCCCAGACCTCGGCGCGTTCGTCGTCGGAGAGCTTGAGGTCGACGTCGTCCACGGCGAGCAGCCGGGGCCGCCCGAAGAGCGCGAGCGCGAGGGCGAGGCGCAGCGCCTCGACCCGCTCCAGGTCGCGCACGGCGGTACGGGGCCCCTTCGGCAGCGCGCCGGGATCGAGCCCCGCGGCGGCGAGGGCGGCCTCCGCCCGCGCCCCGCGCTCGGCCCGGCGCCGGGGGAGCAGCGCGAACCCCCTTTCGAGGAGGGCGCGTTCGCGCACGTGCTCGGCGACGGTGAGCGCGGGGTCGAGCTCGCTGACGCCCGGCACGTGGGCGAGTGCCGCGATCCGCCGCACGGCCCCGAGCCGCCGGGGCAGCGGCAGCCCCGCGACGCGCGCGGAGCCCTCGTGCGTGCGCATACGGCCGCAGAGGGCGAGCAGGAGACACGTGCGCCCGCTGCCCGAGGCCCCCGTGACGGCGAGCAGCGCCCCCGGCTCCGCGTGGAACCCGATCCCGCGGAAGACCCAGCCGCGGGGCCCTTTTAGCCCGAGACCGAGGACGTCGAGAGCGGCACCGCGGTGCTCCGTCTCCATGCGGGACCCCTTTCCTTCGCTCTCTCTTGTTCTGACCAGTCAGTACAAAAAACCCCCACCAGTATGCACATCCGCGCGAGAGAGTCCGCCGATCGGGGCGAATGTCCAGCTCAGGGCCGATTGTCAGTGCGGGAAGCGAGGATGGGGGCACACGCGGTCACGGTGACAGGGAGCGGAGCGCGCTCCAGGACGGAGGAGGTACGCCATGGCCCACACGCCCAGCGGTGACGCCGCAACCCCTCGACCGGAGAGCGGAGCCCGCGAGGAGGGGAGGCGCGGTCGCGGCGTCCGTGAGGAGCGGGGTGAGCCGCCGGAGCAACTGCGGCTCCCGGAGCCCGCCCAGACGACTGTCGTTCCCACGGCGCCCCGCTCTCCCCGCACGCCCCGCCGCGTCGCCCGTCAGCTCGCCTTCCCCGTCGCTCCCGCCCAGCCCGTGCGCCCGGGACCGCGCGGCCCGGCGGCGAGGACCCCGCGCCCCGGCGAGCGCGACCGCCCGGCGGCGACGCGGGCGGGCGCGCCTTCCCGGGACGTACTCGCCGAAGAGCCCCGTACGCCTGCGGAGGAGGCCCGTTCGGCCGGGTCCCCCGGCGAAGCGGGACGCCCGGGAGGTGGCGAGGTGCGGTCCGCCGAGGCGGAGCGCCCGGGAGGTGCCGAGGTGCGCCCCGCCGAGGCGGAGCGCCCGCGACGTGTCGAGGTGCGGCCCGCCGAGGCCCAGCCCCCTCGCGAGGAGCCCGGCCCGGCGAAGGAGTCCGCGCGGGAGGCGGGGGACGTCCCGGCCTCCGGCCCCCCTGCCGGTGCGCCCGAAGCCGTGGCGCCCGGTCCCGTGCCCGTCCCCCCGGCCGTCATCCCCCGGCAGCCCACGCCGCCCGGCGAGGACGTGCACCCCGTGCTGCGCAAGGCCGGGGCACCGCCCGCCGCGCGGGACCTGCTCGAACGGGCCCGCGAGGAACTGGCGGTGGCGCGGGACGGGACCGGCCCGGAGCGCTACGCCGCCGCGCACCGGGCCGCGCTGCGGGCCGCTTCGGCCGTACTCGCCGTGCACGGACCGCCGCCGGGCACCCGGCCGCGTGGCCGCCGGGGCATCCGCAGCGCCTGGGAGACCCTTGCCGAGGCGGTCCCGGACCTCGCCCCGTGGACCCTCCTCTTCACCGCGAGCGCCGCCCACCGCGCCCGCGCCGAGGCGGGCCTCCACGACCCGGCGAGCAGCGACCAGGCCGACGAACTCCTCCGCGCGGCGGAGGACTTCACGCACAAGGCGACCACCCTCCTGGCCCTCCCCGAACCCCACACGATCCCCTGACCCACCGGCTCCCCGAAGCCCCGCCCAGCCCTCGACGCCCCCGCGCCCACGGCAACCCGCTCGCCCCGCACCTCCGACCCCCGCGCCGATCGGGAGCGGGGGCGCGGGGCCGGAGCCGCCGCGAGGCCCACCCCGCGGGAAGGGCTCACCAGGGAATAAGGTGGCCCCACCACTCCGCCCACCCCTCCGCAGGAGCACCGTGTCCGACCCGATGCGCCCCCGCGCCGCCCTTCGTACCGCCGTCGTCTGGGACGTCCTCAAAGACGCCGTCGACGGTGCGGGGCAGACCCTGGACGTGCTCGACACCGGCGGGGGCACCGGGAACTTCGCCGTGCCCGTCGCCGGGCTCGGCCACCGGGTCACCGTCGTGGACCCCAGCCCCAACGCGCTCTTCGCGCTCGAACGCCGTGCCGCCGAGGCCGGGGTCGCCGCTCGCGTGCACGGGGTGCAGGGCGATGTCCACGGGCTCTTCGACGTCGTCGGCCGCGAGAGCTTCGACGTCGTGCTGTGCCACGGCGTCCTCGAATACCTCGACCAGCCCGCCGCCGGGCTCGGCAACGTCGTCGCCGCGCTGCGGCCCGGCGGCACGCTGAGCCTCCTCGCCGCCGGGCTCGGCGGCGCCGTCCTCGCGCGCGCGCTCGCCGGGCACTTCTCGGAGGCCCGCGAAGCCCTCGACGACCCCGAGGGGCGCTGGGGCGCGGCCGACCCCGTACCGCACCGCTTCACCGCCGCGCAGCTCACCGCGCTCGTCGCGGACGCCGGTGTCGAGGCCGGCGCCGTGCACGGCGTACGGGTCTTCTCGGACCTCGTGCCCGGCGTCCTCGTCGACACCGAACCCGGCGCGCTCGACGCCCTCCTGCGCCTCGAAGCCGCCGCCGCGGCCCGCCCCGAGTTCCATGCGGTGGCCACCCAGTTGCACGTGCTCGGCCGCAAGAGCCCGGCCCGCGACTGAGCCGCCGGGGGATCGGCATTCCTCGACCCGCCGTCCTCGGCACAGGCGCCGTATGATCGGAGGAGGCCGCCCGGCATGGCGTCGGGGTTCGCGGGAATGCTGGTGACAACCGGTGTGCCGGCGGACCCTCGGTGTCCGGCCGGTCGCGTCCGGTGAATTGGCGGAGAGGGGCGGGTTTCACGGGGGCGATTCCCTGCCTATCCTGAAGGGGACCCCCGGTCGCTCCGGCGACTGCACGATGAGGAGGACTCCCGTGCCGCTCTCAGAGCACGAGCAGCGAATGCTCGAGCAGATGGAGCGAGCGCTGTACGCCGAAGATCCCAAATTCGCGACAGCGCTTGAGGGAAGCAAGCTGCGCACGTACACCCGTCGCCGGGTGTACCTGTCGGTCGTGGGCTTCCTGGTCGGCATCGCGCTCCTCGTCGGCGGAGTCGGCCAGGGCGGTGTGAGCAGCGTCGTCTTCGGCGTCATCGGCTTCCTCGTGATGCTCGTCTGCGCGGTACTCGCGATCACCGGCTGGCGCAAGGCTCCCAAGCCCGGCGAGCAGCAGGCCCCGGCGCCCGGCGGCGAGGCGACGGCCCCACGCGGCCGTACCGCCCGCCAGAAGCGCGGAATGATGGACCGCATCGAACAGCGCTGGCAACGGCGCCGCGACGAATCCGGCCAGTAGCAGCTTTCCTGTCGCGTCGGCTTCGCCTCCGGGAGCGCCGGTGCCGGTGTCGGGGGACCTGACGTGATCGGTGGGCTCGTTCCTCACCCGCCCGCGCGACGGGTGTCCCGGCGCCGTCGCGCTCCCCGGACTCGGCCGACGCCGCTCGTCCCCGCAAGCCTCGGAAGGGGCGGACCCCGCTCGGGTCCGCCCCTTCCGCGTACCCGCGTATCCGCGGGTGATTCCTCAGCTCGCCTCGCGCGTCCCGCGCACCCGCCGCCACCCCGCGAGCCGCTCCCGTACCGCCGCGCTCCGCGCCGACAGGGCGCGGCCCAGGCGGCCCGCCGAGGAGCGGGGGGTGAAGAGGGCGCGGAGCCGGTCGGTGCGGCCCGAGCCCGCCCGCAGCCCCGCCAGTACCCGGCGGACGTCGGCGGCGACCGGCGGCGGGGTCGCCGCGGGGGCGTACCGCACGTGCTCCAGGGCGTCGACCAGTCGGCCCAGGGCGGCGGCGGACTCCTCGTCCAGGTGACCCGCGCGGACCAGCCGTGCCGCCGCCGCGCGCGGGCTGAGCGTCTCGTCCGGCGGGATGCCGAGATCCCAGGCGGTGTCGAGCACCTCGGCCCACGCCGCCCGCACCCGCTCCCCGAGCGCGGAGACGTCGCGCCCCGGGCCCCCGCCGAGCCGCCGCGCGCGCAGCCTGCGCCGCCACAGCACCGGCAGGAGCGGCACCGCGAGGACCACGAGCACGAGAAGCCCCACCCCGATGAGCGTGCCCGTGGGCGGTCCGTCGTCGCCGTGCGCCACGACCGCCTGCGGGCTCGGTCCGCCGCACTCGCCGAGGCGCCGGTCGGCCGCCGGGCAGGTGGCGTCCGTCGAGGCCGAGGTCGAGGGCGCGGCCGACTCGCTCGTCTCGGGCTGCTCGGGCGCCGTGCTCGCCGCGCCCCCCTCGGGCGCCTCCGGTTGCGTGTACTCCGGGGTCGTGCCCCGGCTCGGGGTCGGCTCGAAACGAGTCCAGCCCACCCCCTGGAAGTACAGCTCCGGCCACGCGTGCGCGTCCCGCAGGCCCACCGACATCGTGCCCTCGTCCCCGGTCTGCGTGCCGGGCGTGAACCCGATCGCGACCCGCGCCGGGATGCCGAGCGTGCGGGCCATCGCCGCCATCGAGAAGGAGAAGTGGACGCAGAAGCCCTCCTTCTGCTGCAGGAACCGGGCGATCGCCTGCGGGCCGCTGCCCGCGCCGACCCGCGTGTTGTACGTGAAGCCGCCGTCGTAGGCGAACCAGTCCTGGAGCCGCACCGCGCGCTCGTAGTCGTTGGCGGCGCCCTTCGTGACCTTCCGCGCGG comes from Streptomyces sp. Tu6071 and encodes:
- a CDS encoding DUF3040 domain-containing protein; its protein translation is MPLSEHEQRMLEQMERALYAEDPKFATALEGSKLRTYTRRRVYLSVVGFLVGIALLVGGVGQGGVSSVVFGVIGFLVMLVCAVLAITGWRKAPKPGEQQAPAPGGEATAPRGRTARQKRGMMDRIEQRWQRRRDESGQ
- a CDS encoding SAV_6107 family HEPN domain-containing protein translates to MRSAEAERPGGAEVRPAEAERPRRVEVRPAEAQPPREEPGPAKESAREAGDVPASGPPAGAPEAVAPGPVPVPPAVIPRQPTPPGEDVHPVLRKAGAPPAARDLLERAREELAVARDGTGPERYAAAHRAALRAASAVLAVHGPPPGTRPRGRRGIRSAWETLAEAVPDLAPWTLLFTASAAHRARAEAGLHDPASSDQADELLRAAEDFTHKATTLLALPEPHTIP
- a CDS encoding methyltransferase, with amino-acid sequence MSDPMRPRAALRTAVVWDVLKDAVDGAGQTLDVLDTGGGTGNFAVPVAGLGHRVTVVDPSPNALFALERRAAEAGVAARVHGVQGDVHGLFDVVGRESFDVVLCHGVLEYLDQPAAGLGNVVAALRPGGTLSLLAAGLGGAVLARALAGHFSEAREALDDPEGRWGAADPVPHRFTAAQLTALVADAGVEAGAVHGVRVFSDLVPGVLVDTEPGALDALLRLEAAAAARPEFHAVATQLHVLGRKSPARD